The following proteins come from a genomic window of Flavobacterium eburneipallidum:
- a CDS encoding AbiV family abortive infection protein has translation MTNLKMHKKILEAIFLTYEHSKQLFEDAEFLYKHQKPERAYTFYHFSFEESGRLFILARTLFNYLKGEIPLNKLNIKLLNENGYRDHIIKLKEASLKLVSFSYYDSILQNNKENEDNLLNFYDNLKEKIPKLNNNKNKSIYLCFENNNFKKPSDNITEDDIFYIRAIAEMQLINIEKNLFIFLKKDTNLIEMKNEIKEKKINKQNLAKLNNNGKN, from the coding sequence TTGACAAATTTAAAAATGCATAAAAAAATATTAGAAGCAATTTTCCTTACATACGAGCATAGCAAACAGTTATTTGAAGATGCAGAATTCTTATACAAGCATCAAAAACCTGAACGAGCATATACATTTTATCATTTTTCGTTTGAGGAAAGTGGAAGATTATTTATTTTAGCACGGACACTTTTTAATTACTTAAAAGGAGAAATTCCTCTAAATAAATTAAATATAAAACTATTAAATGAAAATGGTTATCGAGATCATATTATTAAACTTAAAGAAGCCAGTTTGAAATTAGTTTCATTTTCATATTATGATAGTATTTTACAAAACAACAAAGAGAATGAAGACAATTTATTGAATTTCTATGACAACCTGAAAGAAAAAATACCTAAACTAAATAATAATAAAAATAAAAGTATCTATTTATGTTTTGAAAATAATAATTTTAAAAAACCATCTGATAACATTACAGAAGATGATATATTTTACATAAGAGCAATTGCAGAAATGCAGTTAATTAATATTGAGAAAAATCTATTTATTTTCCTAAAAAAAGACACTAATTTAATTGAAATGAAAAATGAAATTAAAGAGAAAAAAATAAATAAACAAAATTTGGCAAAATTAAATAATAATGGCAAGAATTGA